The window CAGGTTTTAATGTTGTCGGGGCTGTAGATTTCGATGTTGGGGCTTGTCATACCTATCGTGCAAATCATCCCACTGTCCGTCTTTTAGAAAAGGATATACGGGATGTTGATCCTGATGATTTTGAAGATCTCATCCAGGGGGCATTAGATTTACTTGTTGTCTGCGCACCTTGCCAGCCCTTCAGTAGTCAAAATCAGTACAAGCGCAAGGACGATAGTCGAAGAAATCTTGTAGGAGAGTCTAAAAGATTTATTGAACGCTTTAACCCGTCACTAGTTTTTTTAGAAAATGTGCCTGGTTTAGCATCGACAGAGATTTTCGATGAGTTCAGGGGATGGTTAAAGCAAGTTGGATATAATGTAGCTGAGCCTATGCGTGTTGATGCTGCAGATCTTGGAGTACCACAGCGCCGTACTCGTATGATACTAGTTGCGGCCAAAGGGGTGTCTTTGGTTAACGCTATTGATATTGCCTATCAGGATAAAAAAACTGTTGCTGAGGCTATACAAGATCTAACTGTTCCTCCTGTGGGGAGAGAAGCTGCAGGAGCTGACCCCCTACATTATGCACGTAAACATTCTGTTATTAATATCGAGCGTCTTAAGCATACCCCGATCGATGGTGGAGGCAGAGACTCTCATCCTCCTCATTTGCAACTTACATGTCAT is drawn from Serratia entomophila and contains these coding sequences:
- a CDS encoding DNA cytosine methyltransferase — encoded protein: MAHSLRKPIALDLFCGSGAVSLGLRQAGFNVVGAVDFDVGACHTYRANHPTVRLLEKDIRDVDPDDFEDLIQGALDLLVVCAPCQPFSSQNQYKRKDDSRRNLVGESKRFIERFNPSLVFLENVPGLASTEIFDEFRGWLKQVGYNVAEPMRVDAADLGVPQRRTRMILVAAKGVSLVNAIDIAYQDKKTVAEAIQDLTVPPVGREAAGADPLHYARKHSVINIERLKHTPIDGGGRDSHPPHLQLTCHINTKNTSFSDSYGRMRWADVAPTLTTGCTDITKGRYAHPVQHRAITLREAARLQSFPDDYVFWGNSSQIATQIGNAVPPAMMKTIALSLKKALES